AAGTGCAGAGCATCACTTCTCCCAGTTAATTATTCATCATTGACctttattagtttaataattcATCTTTCTATCTACCAATATCATTTGATGGTACAAAATCCATACGGTGGAAGCATCCAATTTTGCTTCAATTAAGATTAGGTGGCTTTTAGGCTTTTAGTATGTTGATACAAAGAACAGGAAACTAACCACCCTCAAACAATGTGGGTTAGTCATGAAAAATAAAGGtggttatataataataaaaatttaattttaagattttgttaTCCTGAGTTCTAAAGATATAAGTTAAGtatatcataaattttttttaatattatttattaattttatgcattgaaaactaaaaaaaaaatattttagaataagtgacaataaaacatttttttatatataacctATAttcaacacaaaataacaatttttaattttatacttttaactataaaataattttatatatacatttaattatataatattatattattaaaaataattaccaTTTATATAAATCCtggtaataattataaaaaatacaattaatcaggcatcaaaattaaactcataaatTAGAATgaacttataaaattaaaagcatttCAAATTACACATCTGTCCCTAACAGTTTCCCCTTCCAGCTTCGGTGCTCCACCTCTGCCACGTCACATGGCCGGTGCCGCTTGCGCTCTCCATCTCCGGCTCCTCTTACCGCCTTGCGTTCAAACTGATTCTCCGAGTAACCTTTACTATTCATCATCCTCTTCCATTCCATTTGTTTTATCGATCAACAGAACCAACGGCCCAAGACCCAATTCTCGTTCAGGTCACCTATGCTGCAGGTAACCCTGTTCCTCCCACAGTATGATTTTCTATTTCATTTGCCTCTATATCTCATATAACCATGTTTTTTGAACTATTTTCCTGGTTATAAATTCTGGGTCTGTATCAAAATTATGACTTTGTTTTCATGTTCCTGTGAATGAGGTTGTATGGCTTTTGTCGTACAAGGAGAGTTTGGTAAATTAAAGAGTGGGTCCATTATGGACCCAAAAATGTGTTGCACCACTTAAAACGTGCCGTTTCCGCTTCTTATGTAACGCTTTCTCAGTATTCCACACAACACTAGCCAAACTTTTCTTTCGCCATTCTGTGAACCATGACGACTTCTTCTGATACCTGCGTCGAAAGGTAAGGTTTCTCCTAAGCCATTGAATTGCTTCTTGAAGATCTAGCTGGTTTTGTCATCTGCAGTGAAGCAGGTTCTGCTTCATGCTTTGATTATTAGTATTGAGTTTAGTAGCCTTTAATTTTATACTTGCTTTAAACTTGTTTAACTGCTAAGATGCAAAGAATAATGGCAGTTTGGGACATGACAAATTTTATCATAGAAACTTTATGAATGTAGGCATATGTAGATTCAAcccaattttatggtttatcacACTTTGTCATGTAGTTATTTCCTTCATTTTTGTGGCAGCAAGGGTTCTCTTGCTAAACTAGCTCCCCTTGAGGCAGTGCTCTTTGATGTAGATGGAACTCTCTGTGACTCTGATCTGCTCCATTACTATGCTTTCCGCGAAATGCTCCAAGAGGTAGTGTGTTTGTTTTTGCTGGGTGAGTTTGTTATGGAGTGAAAATTGGGGTAGAAATTTTCAATCTTTGAATAtttgatttgtgtttttttatcTCTCAATTTCGTCTCCATACAAAAATCAAGATTAGTAGAACATTCTatgcaaaaatatttattaaatggAGAGAACATTGGGTTTCAACTGAATGTTCCATTTAGCATATTTTGAGTCACCTTGACAAAACACATGATCAATAGCTATTATATAATCTGACAGAAACTTTGGTGGTTGTCAGATTGGTTACAATGGAGGTACTCCTATAACAGAGGAATTCTATAGTGAGAATATTTCTGGCACACACGACGAGGATGCTGCCTTGTTTCTCTTTCCTGACGACCGGGAACGGGGTTTGAAGTTTGTAGAAGATAAGGAAGCCATGTTCCGGAAGTAAATCttcctttctttccttttttttcccctTGGTAGTTTTTCAAAGCTTAAAATGATTATTTATTCCCTTGATGGATTTACAGATTGGCAAAAGATCAACTAAAGCCTTTAAATGGCCTCGATAAAGTGATTAAATGGGTTGAAGATCGTAGCCTGAAGCGCGCTGCAGTGACCAATGCTCCAAGACCGAATGCAGAGCTCATGATCTCAAAGCTTGGCCTCTCAGATTTCTTTGATGCTGTCATTATCGGTAGCGAATGTGAACATGGCAAGCCTCATCCAGATCCCTACCTTAAAGGTCTTGAAGCTCTCAAAGCATCAAAGGATCACACATTTATATTTGAGGTCTGCACTGTTCTTTACCTAAATGTTATTGGATTGTGGTATCAATAATTCTGCTTCTGCATTTGACCTACTGATGGAAGCAAAGCCTACCTTTCTGATTAAGGATTATGATGATCCAAAACTGTGGGCAGCTTTGGATGAACTTGACAAGGCTGGTGCTCGTTGAGTATGAATTACTTGTGCAAGTAGCACATTTGAATTCTGTTTAGGGGGCCATATTACAATAACACATAATACATAACCAATGTTGCTTTTAAGCAGAAAGCAAACACTTAAGGTTATATTCTGGTAGCATTATGTACTATCATTGGCCATGAATACGCTGGTGAACCCATATTTGCAAATACAAATTCATAAAGTATCTTATGAATAATTTACAATTCTCTGAAGTAATTAGATAGACTATAGTTACGATTTTCACAATCTCTTCAACAATCATCTTTGTACTGAAACTGTCAAATAAGCTTAATGTTGCTAATCTGTGATCAATTCAGCCGGTTCTAATATATCGGAatggaatttttttttccaaatccAAAGGATTGAAAAATCAGATCTAATATGTCCATGTAAGATAGTGGATAATCATTTGAATTAGAGTCATCTCAGAAATTGGTAAAATGCTCTATAAAGTAAAAtgcttaagaattttttttctcttcaagATTACAAAACTTTGAAAAGCCAAGCTGTTTTGTATATATGATTGATGCTGAGAATAGGCATGTCAACCCAAGAATTGGTCCACAAGTTTAGCCACGGAGTTGGCTAGGCTATCTGCTGCTTCTTGTGAAGATGCCTCGGCATATACACGAACAACATCCTCCGTGCCAGATGGTCGCACAAAGCATCGACCTTGAGAATACTTTCCTATAAACAcacaagaaaaaggaaaatgatGACAAAGCTGCAATAGTGCAATACAGTGGTAAGTGAAGTCTTGACAGGTTTCACTTGTTGCAAACAAACATATCATggccaaaaaattaaaaagaaaaagagaggaagCAAAGAGATACCGGTTTCGTTGTTGATTGCTTCTTGTAGACCAGGGGGACTCACAACTACAGTTTCTGCATTTGTTGTAATCACTGCTGTCCTATCAGCAACTTTCACCTGGGGTTTTAGTAAAAAATCAATGCATCATTTCAGAATTTAAAGAAGCAACTAATATTACACACAAAAATAAGCACATGTAAATCCCTTGATTACAAGGCAAATACCTGCAAtaacaatagtaaaaaaaagaaatgaagaaaaatgaTGATGTTTAAGTTGAATAAGTAACTTCAAAACCAAGGTGAGAGGTAAAGTTTTGTGACCAAAGCATAGCCACCTGACTCCAAATGCTAGCAGTCAACACAAAATAATAAGGCATAATTTGGACCTAATACATGTCAAAGTAAAACCTTCAAGCTACCTAATTTTAGACAACTCTGAGATCAAATAGTTTGTCATTCTAATTAGCACTAACCTTAAGCTGCCTGCTGGGCAAATCATGATAAAGTTCATTCCATCTGTGTATGGACCATCCCATGTGCTGCAATATGACTtccaccaagagcactccactCAAGGCATCTCCAACTGCTTGGTTGATCAACCTACTGGTAGCCAATAATCTCAAAGCCGCCTTTTCTGCATCTGAACCTGAAACAGacaccaaaaatatttcatttttgttttgcaGATTAATCTCAAAAGCAAAGTGAGAGAATGACAAGAACTACTGAATTAAACCTTTAGATCTTGCAGAGAGCTCATTTGTAGTGGCCTCTAACCACCCTACGAAAGATTCAGAAAATAGGATAGTTCCATGGCCATTTGCCTCAAAATATATGCCAATATCAAATTCAGCAGCTTTTTCATGCAAGTATTTTACTCCAGTTGGAGTCAAATTGATTTCAAGTCCCAACTGTTTAAGGTAATTAGTAGATGCTCCATTTGCATAAGCGGTCTGCACTATACCAAGACGGGCTTGGTGATTGTTCTTTGTGCCTTCTCTCTCATTAAGAATGCTTAGTTGCTCTCGAATAAACAAGGCAAACAGAGAAAGTATCTTATCCCCATCAACAAGATCAATTGCTCCACTGCTTTCTGGATTTACAGTAAAATAAACAAGTCTATCAGCATCTCCATCCAAGCTAGCACACCTGCAAACTAGAACTAACTCCATTAGTAATTatcatcataaacaacatcaaAATAGCAATGCTCAAAGGAATCCATCCATTAAATCAAATGATAGGGCTGGGtaaatatcaatttttattttattatcataagAATAATTTTAAGGATTATGtaaaccaatttttattttattttatttttatcaattccaggttacaaatttataattttcaataaaatgaatatcttccctttaaaattttgattaactTGCATTAAATATCCtgatttattcaattatttgtAATCTCCAACTAGAAACATTATGCTATCTGTTTTAATgaagggaaaaaaaattgagaacgGCCAATATACACTTCATATCATATTGTTATGAAAAATCGAGCAGCATTCCATAGCAACTTCACTTTTAGCTTAATGAACAGACCGACCTTATCCCAGCATCACTGGAACCAAAGCCATGTGGAGCAACCTTCTCTTTCTGCACATAATCAGCGCCAACTCCTTCATTCAGTACGCCTCCATCTTCACTGCTATTCCGAACCTCAATAAGCAAACCATTCAACAATTTCTCTAGAACTTTTAGTTTCAGTCCACCTACACCATTAGCTCCATCCACAACCAATTTGTCATTCGTCCCATCGAACTTGCTCCTTTGACTTGGAATCAAATCCATTAAGCACCTGATCCAATCACACAATGATCCTAAAAGGATGTGATCAGTGATGATCATAATCACATTATGTCGAAGGAACAACAAGAGCTACATCCATCATAGCAATACTTGGACGAGATTGGACTAACCTGAATGAGCTCGAAAGCTGTTCAACGTAATCCTGCTCTGAGGCCTTCATGCCCTTATTCCTAGCCCAAACCATCCAATGTAACTGAGGAGTTGTCAAAATCCCCAAGTCCATTGCAACCGCTCCAACAATCGATGCGACGCCCTTCAATTTTATCCAGTTATACATGATTTAAACAACAGAAACAGAACACAATAAGCTCAGCATTTACTTAAGGAAACCATACTTCTTTAGCAGCTTCAAGCAAAGCTTCTCCGCTGGGTCTGGTGTCTCTCCCCAAAAGTATTTCAGCATGCTTAACTCCATCAAACTGAATACCCTCTTTCTTGACAAATTCATTTATCAACTGTGGGCAATATCAATATGGAACCATATTAAATTGAACTACTTTTCTTTTAAACTTACATAGActtcatcatttttttattggtttttttttctttacaaaaaaataaactttatatattacttcaaaaataaaaaagagagaaatttgTGCGAACCTGGATCAGTTCTTGTGGAGAAGGAGCATTGGCGAGGGCATCAGCGAAGGGTTCCCAATGCTGAGAAAGCATTCCTCCGTTGGGGTCAGCGATTTTGACGCCGTTGTCGGAGACTTTGTTGTGGGAAGCAGTGATCATGACGCCGATCACCGACTGCGTCTTCAGCGATCTGAGAGCCGCCAAAATTCCGACCCTGTAAACCGTCGATTGGAGCAGCGATGCATCGGCCCTGAACCCAGCTGTGCCGTACGACAGCTTCACTCCTTGTGGTGGCAAGAAGCGAGAGGAAGATTCGAGAATCAGAGACTGTTGTTGTTCGTTCATGGCCGGAGGTGTATGAATCTGCCACCACTGAAACCACTGTATCTTGCTTAAGCTGGAGTTTAAGACTTTAACCATCGATGTAAAATCATTAAGAAATGaatgctttttttattttttattttttttgacagtaataaattaattttagagtaaatcttttaaaaaaatatcaattaaatatcgtacaataataaaatgtagaCATATACGTAttaataaaaagtgaaaaattatCGAATGTCCATGTATTTATCATTTGAATACGGGATAATTTTAAACGGCGAAGTATTTTTTATCTTCTAACTTTTATAAgtattattgttaaattttatgtgataaattaataaaaaatataatatatttactatttattattttagagatttaaattaatatttttttagataaaattaattaatctaatatcaaaaattttaaaaatctaataattactttactcttaatttaattagttaaagTATTAAAGATGGAGCAATGCAGAAGCTAAAACTTTTATAAAAGAGAATACTTTGCATAAATAATGTGacttttagttgtttttttagtaaatagaaatatatattattttactttttaaaatctcaaattacaaatatttgttattattctGTGATAagtgaaataattttttctataatgGATAGAAACTcgtatgtatattttttttggtgactaaacaaaccaaaacaacaatATTTTGCAaccagaaaaaaaagaaagaaaaacttttaaagtggtattttatttattttttaatataattaataatattttataaaagaatacATGTAATATAACACCAACTTAATTCctgataattaataatattttttaaaagaatacaTGTAATATAACACCAACTTAATTCCTGAACATTTTTGTgacattatttattttggtgttgTTAAATtgttagaaattttattttaataaaaaaatattttttttaatttttagtatgtctaacaaaattttagtagaaaaataaaaatattttttaaaagttattatttatatttttttgtgaatttttctattttaaaaaatatttgtatattattaaattcaaatataattattaaataaaaaatatttttacataaaatatcaaaatatacttttttatttttctaaaattttttataaaaaaatatcgttTAAAAAAgctattttcataaaaactcATCTAAATAAATTCTAAGTTAATAATCCTAACTTAGTAATTTATAGAAAACTATACAACAATATTTTGGAATtacattaataaatatatttagacACATATTATTTTCTAAATGCCATGCAAAGAAAgcccatttaaaaaaatttgaaaataattatatgtaaaattaatagaataatattataaaatttattatttttgttttataattagttattaatattttaaaaaatattgactaaAACTACGATATTAGATTCTTAAACTGAAAATTAGGTTACTcactaatataaattaaaattattagccGTGAAACTTTTCTGAAATGGATATTTCAGGATCAAAGTtaatcataaaaactaaaataaaaaaacgttTCTATAATTTAATCTGATGGATAATCCAAGACAGTAGCATAATCAAGTGTATATCTATCTCCAAATCCCTAACAATAGCACTGCGATATTCCCGACACAGAAAAAGCTCGAGCCTTCAACCTTGAGCTATGGGTTTGTTGTCATGGTGGAAGGGCAAAAAGTCAGAACCCGAACCACCAAActccaactcttcttcttcggtTCAGCTGAAAGCCAATGGTGCAGCTAAACCTACCGAGGTTCCCGGCATGAACGGCGCCGTCGAGGTCCCTCGCCCTCCAGACGCCACCGTTTCGATTTTCGAGTTCGGTTCGGTGGCCGCCACCAANNNNNNNNNNNNNNNNNNNNNNNNNNNNACCAACGACAGGGTCACCCTCGCTGGCTACTGCCCCGTCTCCGAAGAGCTCGAGCCCTGCCGATGGGAGTTCCTCCCCGCCGTTGAATCCAACGCGCCGCAGTTTCGCGTTGTCTTCTGACACCGTAAGCTCGAAAAAAGATTGAgaatttatgtgatttttggtGTTAGAGGTTCTGCTTCAAACGAAATTTAGCTCCTTTCAatgttgaatttaaatattCCTCATTGTTGTTCTTTTTAACTGTGACTGTGAATGAACTATATACTTTGCATTATTCACTATCACTCTATAAATTCTGATTCTGAGACAATTTTTTACTTTATACAGTATATTTTAGATTCTTAGTTGACTTAGGCGTGCTATGTGTTAATCTTTCCCTAATTAATGTGCAGTGCAATGGTTATGTGGTTTGGTTGTGTACAAAGAACAAAGGATTGTGCTTTTTTAAATGGGGAATACAATTGATGTAAATGTTGATGTCAATAATTAGAATTGTTCATCCATTCAGAGGCTCTAATCTGTGGTGGTTTGGGTTGTAGAGGTCCTACTCTTTTCATACTGCATTTTCTGAATGCTACTTGGAAATGATTTGTGCAGAATGCGGAATagagaagaaagtgagaaaAGAGCACTACAGGATTAAGCATATGTTCTGAGTTGTTTGCTCATACTCATGTCTTTCCAAGGTGATTGCTGTGGTCAGAAAATTCTGTTTTTGTTAGTGATTTTCTTAGTCTAGAGACTTAAGAGAGATTTGCTGCCATGGGCAAATGAATCCTTGGTTGTACTAACATTATATGATCGGTCCTCTTGAACCCTTTGGTGACTATTGCGAATGCTGCTTAGTTTCAGAATTTAGTTTCAGAATTTGCACTTAATTAGAGTGTGTTTGGAAACTTTAATGAGatggaattgaattgaattctaGATAGAATTGAGTTGCAATTCAATTCTCACGCCACTTCTTAAATTTGGAATCAAAAGAATTAAATGGAAAAGGAATGGTTAAAATATATGTAAGAGGgaagggagaaaaaaaaaagagaaatgggaatatttgaaaaatcaaattatGTTAGGGTTAATTTAGatgttttaatttcaatttcaaatttcattagGTTGGAtttgtgatttattttttacttgaaTATGAGAATTAAAATTCTCAAAAGAGTTTAAATTCatgtaatttttatgttttaaagcaaggaagagaattcaattctcaagaaaattctaattttatactTTCCAAACACATTTTTAATCTTTATCCTTAtttacaccaaaaaaaaaattatttatcctaaCTTCATCCCGCATTAACAAGTTCCTTCATAAACTATTATTAGAATTTCAATCCAATTTCTCAATCAAATTCAACGAAAATATCATTAGCCTTAACAATTCTGTAAGAAAAAACTTGGGGCACCGTAATTACtataaattgattaaattcCTTTCCTAAGAAAATAATTCACGATTATATTGAAGTGGCAATCCACTATCTAAACAAGTGTAACTCAATTATGATAATAACATTGTTGTCTCATTCCTCAACTGACGGTAAATCATACATACTATACAAAGTACGTCAAGTTCCCATATGTTTTGGCCGAAAGCTCCCCTACAGTTGCTGAGGTTTGGAAATCATTTTCACTTTTCAGCAACATGGTAATGGCATTCAATTTCAATGGTTCGAAACGGAGAAAATGTCTAGGTGAAAGCTTATAAAAGCAAGAGAACCAATAGCGCACACAAAGAATAAATCCATTTTTACACATGAAATTATGCCTGGTAGACTTCCATCTCATATCATACTGTAATAGTCATCTTCATCATTCATCCCCATGAAACACAATATGGCTAATACAAACACGAAGAAAGATGAAAGCTCCATTGCAAAGGCTCCCCAACCAATAACACCAGAATGCTTTAGAATGCTTGGAATGGCAATGCTTCCAATAGTTGAGAATCCAGTCAAGAACTTGGCTAAATTCACCCAGCTGCTCCATCATTCATCAGATCACAAAACAAAAAGTTGAATGATTAATAACCTTGGCTCGGTAtacaatcttatcttttttcctttttaattttgtttttcaattaaTGCTTGAATAATAACAGTTTACCTGCTCTCAGATTCAGAAAATACAGAAGAACCATTAGACCCCGCAAAGAACAGCAGAGGCATTGGGAGTAGAACATATGTTATAGCTGCAAGAGAACAAAACACCAAATGTAATAAGAAACCAGGAATGTTACGGTTACATTAACATCTCATTCCCTTAAATCTTCAAGAAATAAATACAGAGATGCTTTATCTCACCACTTAGCATCGGCCACCAATTATTATACAAAGCACACGCCTGTCACATAACACATGCAACTAGGTAAGCAACAATTACTTCGTTACCAATAAGATTTGATGCATTTATTAACAATGAGAAGAACACGGACCAAAATTTGCAAGACAATTCCCCCAGAGACCAAGATTGCCAAAAAGGCAAGTTTTCCCATGCTCAGGCAAGAACGCAAATATCCTGGTAAGTCTGCCATCTCCAACTCACCTCATGTTACACGGAAAAAGGGCTGGAGCAAGAAATCTCATTACCATAATGCTATATGGATATTAAATCAGAAGAAAATACTAAATCAAAAACAATTCTCATTTCTAACAAATCTGTCATAGATAAGATGAAGGTCAAACCAACCACAGTGATATTCAAAAGTTTGGTTTTATTCTATCACAGTGCCTGCTGCATAAGCACAGAGAAAGAAAATCTAGTGATTTGAGATCAGCATCAGGTAAGTCCAATGcaatataaaacaacaaaaacagcAGCAGCTATGTAAATTAATGACATAACGAAGAGAACAAAGGCTTCAAACCTAATTCACCTAATAGACATTACATTGTTTCAATCACAATTTGCCATACAAGATATCACTTCTCTTTAGTACTGAACAAGTGAATGACATTTCCACACCTTTTCACAAACAAGCCTTTGCATATCTGAAATGTTTTAAACATATTATAGTACCTAAAAGTCAAAAACCCAATCCCACATATTTTTTACCCtaaaatcaacaagaccaaagCTGCATTAGCCAAATGATTGATTGATACCCAGAATCCATACAACAATCTGGTCTAGATGACAGTATGTTCAAATATAACTAAATTCACGGATACGAAAACCCAGAGCTAAAGGCAAAGGCcatggaagcaattcctacgaATAAGCACAGGAGTAACGGCAATTTTGTTCTCTCAGATAAAAGAGAGCAAGAAACTAACAATCAGCAAAGTAGAATCAGAAAAGATGATACGATACACTATAATCCCTAAATTGAAGGGAGAGGGTTCAGCCTGCAAATAAGTGCATGCGATTGGGAACTACATAAGCAAAGCGGAATCCAATCTGGGAGAACAATAAACTCCGATAAAACCAGAAATTGATAAGAGATGTGGAAAAAGTTGCAGAATAACACAAATTGAGAGGGAGACTAGGAAACTCGTACCTGAAGAGTGAAGTGCTTAGAACGAAGTACAATTTTTGGTTGTAACTGAAAGGAGATATACGGATCGGTGAGGTTGATGTGTACGGAAGGTTCAATAGCCTTCAGGGTTCAGCGGCAACGGCAATGACCTGCCACTCTGACTCAGCTACCAGCCAGCACATCggtccaaaatctcaacacacCCTTCCGCAGTTCCACGCCTTGTTGTTCTTTCGACAAAGTAACATTCTTTTCCCCAATTTTTTTTCTCGAATAAATATTAACATGGTGGAACCAGTTAACTTCGTTCTTTGGccttattaattaaataatttgatatgttattaaattattttttaataatttttaattataattttgtatgaaatttttttaaagttaaaaatgagatttaaatctaaaatctttatatgagaataaaaaaattatgatatttgaattataatcTTTTGACAATTTTATATAAANGTTGTTGACATTGAGTTACAAAAGAAAGGCTAT
The Arachis duranensis cultivar V14167 chromosome 5, aradu.V14167.gnm2.J7QH, whole genome shotgun sequence genome window above contains:
- the LOC107487565 gene encoding phosphoacetylglucosamine mutase; its protein translation is MNEQQQSLILESSSRFLPPQGVKLSYGTAGFRADASLLQSTVYRVGILAALRSLKTQSVIGVMITASHNKVSDNGVKIADPNGGMLSQHWEPFADALANAPSPQELIQLINEFVKKEGIQFDGVKHAEILLGRDTRPSGEALLEAAKEGVASIVGAVAMDLGILTTPQLHWMVWARNKGMKASEQDYVEQLSSSFRCLMDLIPSQRSKFDGTNDKLVVDGANGVGGLKLKVLEKLLNGLLIEVRNSSEDGGVLNEGVGADYVQKEKVAPHGFGSSDAGIRCASLDGDADRLVYFTVNPESSGAIDLVDGDKILSLFALFIREQLSILNEREGTKNNHQARLGIVQTAYANGASTNYLKQLGLEINLTPTGVKYLHEKAAEFDIGIYFEANGHGTILFSESFVGWLEATTNELSARSKGSDAEKAALRLLATSRLINQAVGDALSGVLLVEVILQHMGWSIHRWNELYHDLPSRQLKVKVADRTAVITTNAETVVVSPPGLQEAINNETGKYSQGRCFVRPSGTEDVVRVYAEASSQEAADSLANSVAKLVDQFLG
- the LOC107487567 gene encoding vacuolar protein sorting-associated protein 55 homolog — translated: MADLPGYLRSCLSMGKLAFLAILVSGGIVLQILACALYNNWWPMLSAITYVLLPMPLLFFAGSNGSSVFSESESSWVNLAKFLTGFSTIGSIAIPSILKHSGVIGWGAFAMELSSFFVFVLAILCFMGMNDEDDYYSMI
- the LOC107487551 gene encoding uncharacterized protein LOC107487551, which encodes MGLLSWWKGKKSEPEPPNSNSSSSVQLKANGAAKPTEVPGMNGAVEVPRPPDATVSIFEFGSVAATNDRVTLAGYCPVSEELEPCRWEFLPAVESNAPQFRVVF